A portion of the Oncorhynchus nerka isolate Pitt River linkage group LG27, Oner_Uvic_2.0, whole genome shotgun sequence genome contains these proteins:
- the LOC115112149 gene encoding LOW QUALITY PROTEIN: B-cadherin-like (The sequence of the model RefSeq protein was modified relative to this genomic sequence to represent the inferred CDS: inserted 2 bases in 1 codon), which yields MGAFWFVELGVLILFLQAFKPGLSEESKCLPGFNSEMYIFKVERNHLRSGRSLGKVVFDDCTSRTSFLFHSEDSRFKVDGDGTLKLKRGLTLHNGHKEFYVSTQSKGKRITVPVRVLHEARNGHHHNHHEMTTQPKPGESLSLPVLNFPKSSGGLKRRKRDWVIPPINILENGRGPFPKNVVKIKSSNDKEVKIQYSITGTGADLPPVGLFTVDKNSGILYVTQSLDRERKDQYILLAHAVAVGAGRAEDPMEIIVKVIDMNDNKPVFTQDPFTGTVPEASKPGDEVMQVTATDADEEGSANSDVRYTILSQEPPLPSPNMFVINPVTGGIRIKAPGLNREKFTKYTLAIQAADMEGNGLTSFGKAIITVTDSNDNAPQFVTPSYTVSVSENKVDALVVKMPVTDGDEPHSSAWATTYKIVDGDPQDLFNVCTGPSKLEGTIMTVKPGASLSLPVLNFPKSSGGLKRRKRDWVIPPINIPENDRGPFPKNMVQIKSSNDKEVKIQYSITGTGADLPPVGLFTVDKNSGILYVTQSFDREKKDQYILLAHAVAVGAGIAEDPMEIIVKVIDMNDNKPVFTQDPFTGTVPEASKPGDEVMQVTATDADEEDSANSDVRYTILSQEPPLPSPNMFVINPVTGGIRVNAPGLDREKIPKYTLAIQAADMEGNGLTSFGKAIITVKDSNDNPSYTVSVSDIKVDVTDGDDPHSSTCSTTYKIVDGDTQGLFSVSTGPSKLEGIITTAKPLDFEKNNKYTLLVTVQNEVPFAISLSTSTATVVVNVEDVNEAPVFTPVEKIIRKPEDLPVDSDLVLYTATDPDTARNQKVTYKIHNDPAGWLSINKDTGLIKVKSLMDRESTFVQDNKYSVIVLGIDNDEIPATGTGTLIIELEDVNDNAPTIDECVIRVCNKESSPQLLSVTDKDSAGFAAPYTVQLQGLSHSSWTARMNNTKTGIILTLKTVLDSGDYMVVLRVSDNQGLHHESTIQASVCDCKGADVQCTDKAVTGFGXSSILGILGAVLLLLLLSLLLLMFLRKRGGEKEPQEDDVIYYYDEEGGGEDDQVKGDSPD from the exons TGGTTTTTGATGACTGCACCAGCCGTACCAGCTTTCTCTTTCACTCCGAGGATTCACGCTTCAAAGTAGATGGCGACGGGACGCTGAAACTGAAGAGGGGGCTGACTCTGCATAATGGACATAAGGAGTTCTATGTCTCTACCCAGTCCAAGGGCAAGAGGATCACGGTTCCAGTCAGAGTGCTGCATGAGGCCAGAAATGGCCACCACCACAATCACCATGAGATGACCACCCAGCCCAAG CCAGGAGAAAgtctgtctctacctgttctgaACTTCCCCAAGTCTTCAGGAGGTCTGAAAAGAAGGAAGAGGGACTGGGTCATTCCTCCCATCAACATCCTAGAGAATGGCAGAGGCCCGTTCCCCAAGAATGTGGTGAAG ATCAAGTCCAGCAATGATAAAGAGGTGAAGATCCAGTACAGCATCACTGGCACTGGGGCAGACCTACCTCCTGTGGGACTCTTCACTGTGGACAAAAACTCTGGAATACTCTATGTGACCCAGTCTTTGGACAGGGAGAGAAAAGACCAATACATT CTCCTAGCCCATGCTGTTGCAGTGGGTGCAGGTAGAGCTGAGGATCCCATGGAGATCATTGTGAAAGTCATCGATATGAATGACAACAAACCTGTATTTACCCAAGATCCATTTACGGGAACAGTTCCTGAAGCATCAAAACCAG GTGATGAGGTCATGCAGGTAACGGCCACTGATGCTGATGAGGAGGGCTCTGCCAATTCTGATGTCAGATACACCATTCTCAGTCAGGAGCCTCCACTACCGAGCCCCAACATGTTTGTCATCAACCCTGTGACTGGAGGGATTCGGATTAAAGCGCCTGGGTTGAACAGAGAG AAATTTACCAAATATACTTTGGCAATCCAAGCTGCTGATATGGAGGGAAATGGCCTTACCAGCTTTGGCAAAGCCATCATTACAGTAACGGACAGCAATGACAACGCGCCACAGTTTGTGACGCCTTCG TACACTGTGTCAGTCTCAGAGAATAAAGTGGATGCCTTGGTGGTGAAAATGCCAGTGACTGATGGAGATGAGCCTCACTCCTCTGCCTGGGCCACCACCTACAAGATAGTTGACGGGGACCCTCAAGACCTTTTCAATGTGTGCACAGGCCCTAGCAAGCTGGAGGGCACCATTATGACAGTAAAA CCTGGAGCAAgtctgtctctacctgttctgaACTTCCCCAAGTCTTCAGGAGGTCTGAAAAGAAGGAAGAGGGACTGGGTCATTCCTCCCATCAACATCCCAGAGAATGACCGAGGCCCGTTCCCCAAGAATATGGTGCAG ATCAAGTCCAGCAATGATAAAGAGGTGAAGATCCAGTACAGCATCACTGGCACTGGGGCAGACCTACCTCCTGTGGGACTCTTCACTGTGGACAAAAACTCTGGAATACTCTATGTGACCCAGTCTTTCGACAGGGAGAAAAAAGACCAATACATT CTCCTAGCCCATGCTGTTGCAGTGGGTGCAGGTATAGCTGAGGATCCCATGGAGATCATTGTGAAAGTCATCGATATGAATGACAACAAACCTGTATTTACCCAAGATCCATTTACGGGAACAGTTCCTGAAGCATCAAAACCAG GTGATGAGGTCATGCAGGTAACGGCCACTGATGCTGATGAGGAGGACTCTGCCAATTCTGATGTCAGATACACCATTCTCAGTCAGGAGCCTCCACTACCAAGCCCCAACATGTTTGTCATCAACCCTGTGACTGGAGGGATTCGGGTTAACGCACCTGGGTTGGACAGAGAG AAAATTCCCAAATATACTTTGGCAATCCAAGCTGCCGATATGGAGGGAAATGGCCTTACCAGCTTTGGCAAAGCCATCATTACAGTAAAGGACAGCAATGACAACCCTTCG TACACTGTGTCAGTCTCAGATATTAAAGTGGATGTGACTGATGGGGATGATCCTCACTCCTCTACCTGTTCCACCACCTACAAGATAGTTGACGGGGACACTCAAGGCCTTTTCAGTGTGAGCACAGGCCCTAGCAAGCTGGAGGGCATCATTACAACAGCTAAG CCGCTTGACTTTGAGAAGAACAACAAGTACACTCTGCTGGTCACTGTGCAGAATGAAGTCCCATTCGCAATCAGCCTGTCCACCTCCACTGCTACTGTTGTAGTGAATGTGGAGGATGTGAATGAAGCTCCAGTCTTCACCCCAGTGGAGAAGATTATCAGGAAACCTGAGGACCTCCCTGTTGACAGTGACCTGGTTCTGTACACCGCCACAGACCCAGACACTGCAAGGAATCAGAAAGTCAC ATACAAGATACACAATGATCCTGCTGGATGGCTAAGTATCAACAAAGACACTGGGCTGATCAAAGTCAAGAGCCTCATGGACAGAGAATCCACTTTTGTCCAAGACAACAAATACTCTGTTATTGTTCTGGGCATCGACAACG ATGAAATCCCGGCAACTGGCACTGGCACCCTTATCATAGAGCTGGAGGATGTGAATGATAATGCTCCAACCATCGACGAGTGTGTGATCAGGGTCTGCAACAAGGAGTCCTCCCCACAGCTGCTGTCAGTCACTGATAAAGACAGCGCGGGCTTTGCTGCTCCATACACTGTACAGCTTCAGGGGTTGTCCCATTCTAGCTGGACTGCCAGAATGAACAACACAA AGACTGGCATTATCCTGACACTGAAGACTGTGTTGGACAGTGGAGATTACATGGTTGTCCTGAGAGTGTCTGACAACCAGGGCCTGCACCATGAAAGCACCATCCAGGCCTCCGTGTGTGACTGTAAAGGAGCGGATGTTCAGTGCACCGATAAAGCTGTAACAGGCTTCGG CTCTAGCATTCTGGGAATTCTAGGAGCAGTCTTACTACTCCTAT TGTTGTCTCTTCTGCTGCTCATGTTCCTGCGGAAGAGAGGTGGTGAGAAGGAGCCTCAGGAGGACGATGTCATCTACTACTATGACgaggagggaggtggtgaggatgACCAGGTGAAAGGGGACTCACCAGACTAG